CAACCTATTTTTGTGATAAGTAAATTTTTATTTGCGGGCGATAATTTTCAATTATCAATTCCCAATTTTCAATTAATTATCAATGATTCAATTATCAACCAACTACGTCGCACTTTGATAATTTAAGAATTGAAAATTAATTGATAATTGGTCATTGAAAATTGATAATTAAATTCCTCTGCTTTACGAAAATTCCCGCTTGCGCGGGAATTTCATTATCAAGAAAAAATTTCTACTGTACCCGTTCCACATATTCTCCGTTACGCGTATCTAAACGCACGACGTCACCTTCTTTGATAAACAATGGCACTTGAATTTTTACTCCGCCTTCAATGATGGCTTCTTTCATAATATTTGATGCGCTATCACCGCGCAGACCCGGGGCGGCTTCAATGATTTTTACTTCAATTTTAATCGGTAATTTCACAGAAACCGGACTGCCTTCAAAAATCATTACCTCCACTTCCATACCTTCGTGTAAAAATTTCGCGACATCGCCAATTTGATCCGCGGTCAAAGCATATTGCTCATAAGTTTCCTGATTCATAAAAGAAAATTCCTTGCCGGTTACATAAAGCACTTGGGCTTTAGTGCGGGCAATATCCGCCTCTTCAATAGAATCACCTTGTTTATAGGTTTTGTTGACCACTTGGCCGGTTCGCAAATTACGCGCTTTCGTACGCATCACCGGACGGCGTTGCGCCTTCTTCATAAAATCCGCTTCTAAAACAATCCATGGATCACCGTTTTCCGCAAAAGTCGCCCCCGTCCGCATATCGTTCATTGTTAACATCAAAGTATTTAGTGAAGATTATTTGAAGATAGTACCAGTACTCACATAATTTATGCAAGACAAATACAATAAACCTCCAAAATTTTCAATTATCAATTCCCAATTTTCAAACGACGTCGTCGTTTGAAAATTGGAGTTTGAACATTATTTGAAAATTGGTCATTGAAACTTGAAAATTACTTAAACAATGATTTTATCTAATGTTCTTCTGCCTAACTTTTACACACCACTTCCGCCCATCTTAGCCGCGCCAACAGATACGTCACGATCGATTCCGCGCCACAATTTATATTCACTCGATCCTCTTGAATACCATCGTATACAGCGCCGTTATCCTTAAGCATCGTACGGCCAATGATGTTATTGCCTTCATACCAGGTTAACCAATTTTCGGCAGATTCTTTGTAATGTTCATGACCAGTGACTTTATATGCCTCCAAACATGCCAAGACCATTGCCGCCGCATCGACCGGCTGTTGATCAAATAATGCTTTTTGTTTGCCTTTGCCGTGCCAACCCATATTCCCAATCAAGGATGGATGCCCGTTGTGTTCCATTACGACAAGCAAAAAACCTAACGCGTCCAAGGCGACAGTCTTTGCTTCCTCGGCAAGGATTGGGTCTGTTTTTAACAACGCTTGCGAAGCCCTAAGTAAAGCAAGAGGAATAGCACCATTACTATAACTCATATCTTTTTCAAACCAACGCCAATCACTCGTCCTTTCTTTCTTGAATTGTTCTATTGCCATTCCTACAAGCTTTTTCATCACATCATAACGTTCAGGAATTCTTTCGTGAGCCAAAGAAGAAATAATTCCCAAAATCACAAAACAATTTGATCTAACATGTTCCAGATTAATCATGAAACCACAAGCTTTCATAAAAATTGCGTCCGCATCACTTCTTTGTTTTTCCGTGATGCCGTTTTTCATCGTATCGCCCAGGGCCCATATTGTTCGACCATAAGAATCCTCCGAACCATTTTTATCAAGCGGTGTTCCTTCCGCCGAATCAAAATTATGAAAACTGCCATCGGCTTCCTGATTGTGGGAAATATACTTCAAATACACTTCCGCCAATTGTTCCAAGTCCCGAGGATCCGTTTCTGTTTTATTTAATTCCGGAAAAAGTTGATTTGCCTTATTTACCACGATTAACGCCCGAGCAATATCATCAATTGAATAGCCCATCGCAAGGTCGGGTTCACTGCCTTTAGTGTGCTGCCAAATTCCCTTTTCTGTTGTGAGCAACCTTAGATAAGAGAGATTTGGAGCGGTGCAGAGATCAAACTGTGACTTGGCCATAACTTTCCGACGTATCTTTTTCTTCCGACTCAATGCCATGCTCCGCGAGCACGCGTCTGAATAAATCCGCGTACCGACTGGCAACGTGATGCCATGTCATTTTACGACTATAAATATAAATCGCCTCTTCCAAATCCCGCTTTTTTTGAGGGTTATCAAGAATTTCATTCAGCGCATTGGCAATCGCCACATCATCACCGAAAGGCACCAGAATACCGCGACCTTTGCGCAAAAGAGATCTCGCGTATCTAAACCGTGTTGAAATAATCGCTTTTCCAAAAGCGGCAGCATACGCCACCGTACCCGAAACATATTGTTCCGGATTAAGCTGTGGCGCCAAATAAATATTGGTTGCTCGTAAAAACAGAGTTAGCTGGTTCAATGTCAAATACTGATTCACAAATTTTACATTTTCCGCCAATCCGTGTTTTTTAACTATCTTTTGCAATTCCCGACGATAACGCTCACCGGCTTCTCTGCGCACCACAGGGTGTGTGGCACCAACAATCAAATAAATTACCTCCGGATGACGATGAACGACGTCGCGTAATGCATTCAAAACATGCTCAATTCCCTTACCCGGACTCAAAAATCCAAAGGTCATCAATACTTCTCGCCCCTCAAGACCAAACACGCGTTTAAAATAATCACTGCCGTGAAATGGCACATCCGGCGCGCCGTGATGAATGAAGGCCATTTTTTCGCGCGGAATACCATAAATCGGCTCTAAAATTCGACGTGAATTTCGTGCCATCAAAACAATCCGATCACTCCTTTGAGCAATTTCTTGGATAGCTTTCAATTGAAGCTCGTTTGGATTTTTTAGTACCGTGTGCATTGTCGTCACGACCGGTTTTTTCAACGCACGCAAAAAATCCAGCACCATACTGCCATCCCAATTGTCTTTAGCGGACTCCGTACCGTAAATACCAAATTCGTGTTGCAATGAAACTAGCGCGATATCACTGTTGTTAATATATTCTGCCGCCCTTAAGTAAGATTCTTTATCATGTTGTTCAATAATAAATTTTACTTCTTTCGAATATGGTTTTGTTTGATTAAGATTAGAGTCGCTAACGGCGACAATTGTTGGTCGCGCGAAAACACCAAGCGTGTTAATAGCCTGAGAAAGATCATACGTAAAAGTCGCAATACCACACTCCCGTGGCGGATAAGTGGTGACATAAGCGATACGCTTACCACGTGGCATTGGACGCACCAATGAAATACCCGATAGCGTCTTCCTTTTAAGAGACTGTTCCATGCGATAAATAAACTATGCCACAACAACCGCGCGCTCACAAGCACGGTAAGAGAGTTTACTCGAAATAGGAGACCAAGATCCTATCATATTCTGAAGTTAATTCTCCCGCGTCAATCAAACCCAAATCCGTCATTAATTTCATTGCTTGATCCAACTTACCAACCAATTCCTTTTTTTCCGTAATTGATGAAAACTCGATGATGATATTGCTGTTTGAAATTAATCTTTGCGCACGACGACAATCGCCATAAGCATCCATAGCGTTACGATAATTCCCTTTCTCGTAAAAACTCCGGGCAATTTTTTGATTTTCTTCTATTGAATCAACAAGCAACTTTTGTCCAAACAGAATTACACCAACCAAACTTTCTTCAGCCAAGTAACTATCAATTTTTATTTGTGTTTGGCTAACTTCTACGGCTAAATCGTCCACAACCATTTTTAAAACCGCATCAGGTACAGGGGCGTCTTCGGGAATAAGACTGGCAACAATTTTTTCCTCAGCCCCCTCAAGAAAATTGTCCCCCAAACTTAAAGACTCGGTACCACTGACCACATTTTCATTAAATTCGGCCTGTATCGCATCCGCACTAGCCAACATTGTTCTCAAAATTCCATCAGTAAGCTTAATCGGTCTTCCACCGCGCATATAATCCCGACCCACAATCTCGGCAGCAAATACTAAATCATTCTGCCAGCTATTTAACAACTTTTGGGCTATTTCATTCGTTATCGTCCCCTGTGAATTTAAAAATTGCAGTTCAGCGACCCGCTCGGCCGCGCTTTCCAAAAATACTTCCGCTCGAAAAGAGCCAATCCCGAAAGTAAAAACATTCTTTTGCACCCATTCATCAAAATTGTCAAGAAAATAAAAAGGACTTGTCGGCAGAACACCGGCATCGATGGTTAAGATTGGCGAACCAATTATTGTTGTTACGGCCACACCTGTTTGCGCAAAAGCTTGCGAACAAGAAAACAAAACCAGCAACAAAAACATTATCGGCAAAAATAACGTCTTTATTGTTTTTCTCATCAAATACATTTTTGTTTTATTTAGCTAATTCTACCACACACCAATAATACTATCCCAAATTAAAAGTACCGGAAATTATTGCGTCAGCGATTACTTTACCCCACCCCTCCATACGATCTCGAAGTTCCGGAAGTTCAACGGGCGTTAAAAATTTACACTGATCATATTCATCATTATTGGGTGCCAGACTCACTTTGTCCGCCCGAACAAGAACCTTATAAATTAAACCCAAATGAACGCGATCAAGCGCCGTTTCTTCGTACATCACAATTCCTGTCGGCACAGGCTTCGGAGAAACTTGAAAAGACAACTCTTCGGAAAATTCACGCAAAATCTCATTATTAAAATACTGTTGATCACCAAAACAATCAGTTGGCTCTAAGTGTCCACCGGCCGCCAGACCGATTTTATTATTATGGCGCGTCTCTTTAAATTCTCCATTCACACTTTGACGCTCTTTCCGCCAGAGTCCCAAAATACGACTGCCATCGGAAACCACCCCATATACTATTGCCTGCAAAATCGTTTCGTCGTCTTCAACATCTTCTCGGGAAAGAAATTTCCCATTTTCACTGAAACACTTCGTGGCTTTACTGAAATAATCAGCGTTTACGGAAAACCCCTTAGGAATATTGCCCCCAAACACTTCTTCTAATTCCTTCCGCTTAATACATAGAACCAGTTTTTTTGACATAGAAGTATCTTAGTACATAATCAAGTCTCATAAAAGTGAAAATTTGAAATTTACAATTTTTAATTTGAAATCAATTTGAAAGATACAAATTTGAAATATCTATTACCGAGTTTTCAAATTAAAATATTAAGTTATTTCAAATTGATTAAAAATTTCAAATTTCAAATTAAAAATTTGTAGCCCCAGTTGCCACCCTCAATCTTTCCTCATACCTAATATTCGGTTCTATCGTCATCAATACGGCCACTCCCGCTTTCAGCAATTCTTCATTCACCATTTTTCCGTCCACCCAAACATACGCCAGCGTTCTTCCGTATTTATCGAATTCTTCCACGTCTTTTTCCAAAATTACTTTTTTTCCTAATACTAATTGCTGATTAAATTTTCGTGCCTCTATGGCTGTAATATTATAATCTGCTGTTTTCTTGTTTTCACCCGACCCTAACTCCGGAGTATCGATTCCGATATAACGCACATGTCGTCCATCTTGCAGAATAATCGTATCACCATCAATTACGTATGTTGCTAAGACTTCCTCAAAATTATTTCCTACTGCTTCCGCGCTTGGCGCAGGAGTAGTTTTTTCTTTTTGAGCAACTGGTTGGTAAATTTGGGGTTGTAATGAATTCGCCCAAACCAAACAAACAGCCAAAAACACCGCAACGACCATCACGACTAACCAATACTGATACTTACGCATAATTTATTTATTTAAGTGAGGCGATAACTTTTTTCAGTGATCCGCGTGCCAACCCAACAACTTTATCCGCCCCACCGTAATACATTAACAATTCGTCGCCACGCAACACTAGACCTTCCGGAAAAACA
This genomic stretch from bacterium harbors:
- the efp gene encoding elongation factor P, encoding MNDMRTGATFAENGDPWIVLEADFMKKAQRRPVMRTKARNLRTGQVVNKTYKQGDSIEEADIARTKAQVLYVTGKEFSFMNQETYEQYALTADQIGDVAKFLHEGMEVEVMIFEGSPVSVKLPIKIEVKIIEAAPGLRGDSASNIMKEAIIEGGVKIQVPLFIKEGDVVRLDTRNGEYVERVQ
- a CDS encoding glycosyltransferase family 4 protein, with protein sequence MEQSLKRKTLSGISLVRPMPRGKRIAYVTTYPPRECGIATFTYDLSQAINTLGVFARPTIVAVSDSNLNQTKPYSKEVKFIIEQHDKESYLRAAEYINNSDIALVSLQHEFGIYGTESAKDNWDGSMVLDFLRALKKPVVTTMHTVLKNPNELQLKAIQEIAQRSDRIVLMARNSRRILEPIYGIPREKMAFIHHGAPDVPFHGSDYFKRVFGLEGREVLMTFGFLSPGKGIEHVLNALRDVVHRHPEVIYLIVGATHPVVRREAGERYRRELQKIVKKHGLAENVKFVNQYLTLNQLTLFLRATNIYLAPQLNPEQYVSGTVAYAAAFGKAIISTRFRYARSLLRKGRGILVPFGDDVAIANALNEILDNPQKKRDLEEAIYIYSRKMTWHHVASRYADLFRRVLAEHGIESEEKDTSESYGQVTV
- a CDS encoding thermonuclease family protein yields the protein MRKYQYWLVVMVVAVFLAVCLVWANSLQPQIYQPVAQKEKTTPAPSAEAVGNNFEEVLATYVIDGDTIILQDGRHVRYIGIDTPELGSGENKKTADYNITAIEARKFNQQLVLGKKVILEKDVEEFDKYGRTLAYVWVDGKMVNEELLKAGVAVLMTIEPNIRYEERLRVATGATNF